A genomic stretch from Dehalococcoidales bacterium includes:
- a CDS encoding signal peptidase I, with protein sequence MKIFTWIISILLGLVIAGLAFIYFSPKYDMYLVKSESMTPTINMGDLILIGPPDGLFSNGIGPGTIITFRYGNELVTHRIVSLQDGSYITKGDATEEPDSTPVESSQIVGTYIFKVPKLGYLVDFMHTKIGWYVVVIVPAIIFLGLIFKEIVKEVLHKTTV encoded by the coding sequence GTGAAAATATTTACCTGGATTATATCTATATTACTGGGTCTTGTGATAGCAGGCCTGGCTTTTATTTATTTTTCACCGAAATACGATATGTATCTGGTGAAAAGCGAAAGCATGACGCCGACTATCAATATGGGCGACCTTATTCTCATAGGCCCGCCGGACGGATTATTCAGCAACGGTATCGGCCCCGGAACAATTATCACCTTCCGTTACGGTAATGAACTGGTTACCCATCGGATCGTGTCATTGCAGGACGGCTCTTATATTACCAAAGGGGATGCTACAGAAGAACCTGACAGTACTCCGGTAGAAAGCTCTCAAATCGTAGGAACTTATATATTTAAAGTACCCAAACTGGGTTATCTGGTCGATTTCATGCATACCAAAATCGGCTGGTACGTTGTTGTCATTGTGCCGGCGATTATCTTTTTAGGTTTGATATTCAAGGAAATTGTCAAGGAGGTGTTGCATAAGACGACTGTATAA
- a CDS encoding TasA family protein, which produces MKKILGLSIVALMVIGLVGGGTWAFFQDTETSTGNQFAAGTLDLTIDGGNTDSLIFAIDAAEGYPGMTPVVNEYAAMKNVGSVTGKLGIEVLNVLDLESTGTTEYESDSIGGAHVSGVATGGSISTVVHAGAGWGADAYIGRMVTVTGKGSGIITGNTGDTLTISGEFSEAVVNADDY; this is translated from the coding sequence ATGAAAAAGATTCTTGGTTTATCAATCGTAGCCTTGATGGTTATCGGCCTCGTAGGCGGAGGCACCTGGGCATTCTTCCAGGACACCGAAACTTCTACCGGCAACCAGTTTGCAGCCGGCACCCTCGACCTGACCATAGATGGCGGAAACACTGATTCTCTGATTTTTGCAATTGATGCAGCCGAAGGCTACCCCGGCATGACTCCGGTGGTCAACGAATATGCTGCTATGAAAAATGTTGGCAGTGTTACCGGCAAGCTGGGAATCGAAGTTCTCAATGTATTGGACCTTGAAAGCACCGGCACAACTGAATATGAGAGCGATTCCATCGGTGGCGCCCATGTCTCAGGTGTGGCAACCGGCGGCTCTATTTCGACAGTAGTTCATGCAGGGGCGGGCTGGGGAGCAGATGCCTACATTGGCAGAATGGTTACAGTTACCGGAAAAGGCAGCGGCATTATTACAGGCAACACTGGAGATACCCTGACAATAAGTGGTGAATTCAGCGAGGCAGTAGTCAATGCCGATGATTACA